The sequence below is a genomic window from Setaria italica strain Yugu1 chromosome IV, Setaria_italica_v2.0, whole genome shotgun sequence.
ATTGCACACGTGTTTGAGAATGTAGTATGCACATTCGGCAGGGAAACGCTCTGGCTCAATCCGACATAAAATCGAGATCTACATGATCAGAATCTCCATGAATTTACAACTCTGATCTCCATGAATTTACAACAGTCTGCAGTAAATAAGACGGAATCATCTGCAGTactgttgacgctcgttattgacacacttttagtgccatttaattaatattttcatgcatattgttatactaacccgccattTGGCACCTGAAGTAACTCTATTTTCATATATGCAAGATATTTTGAAGAATATTCTATTTTCGTAGGAAATTAGGCtaaatatgtatatttttatgataaagTCTTGAACGAGTAGTGGActagaggaagacgaagaccaGGAGGAACAaaaagggcccaggccgatcgacctaggGTCTTTTTACCCCCTCCCGTGCTAGTTTTTGGCGAGCAATtctccaagatgacttaagagttaagtttgtgaagatatgacaAGGATCACTTCGGAATCAAAGAGGATCGAGCGGAGATTTGAAAAGTTACTGAAGATCAATCTTATCCCGAAGCTACTGATGTgtcaggcccacatgcatacaaaaataacGTTCCAGAACATTAAAGAAGACTTGGCAATGAAGCTGGACGCGAGGGGGTAAAAGaaagggccaggccgatcggcctggacccctccaggctgatcggcccacCCCTTTCCTTTGCCCATTTGCCTTTCAATTTAAACCACGGGTCCTCCAGATTATAAATATGTCCAAAATTCATCGACACACGAGATCAATCCACCAGAACGTGACGAAACCAAAGGCATACACCAGAGGGAGCTCAGGGGCGCTGCAAGTCTTCGAAGTTGTCTAGAAGATGGCTTAGGCCGACCTTAGCCACCATGACCTCCCTGCATGGCTATGCCATGGTGGAGATCAGGAGCAGGAGTAGATCATCGATgaaggtgatgatctaaatacatctataaTATAAGCAATGTTCTTCTtgtcatccgatctgttagCGACTCAATGCCTTCTTCTATGATTTATGTCTATTATGGATATGCTTGTTACTAGTGTAGTTCCGGATTAGACTATCTAGCATGCTTggtgtaatcatggtgattagatttAGTATGTCGATTCTTCATGATATTTAGACATGTTCATCTATATTtgtgcccttaaactgcctgcGCCGATAGGGGGGATCGTGATGGGGTCCGCTTACGTGTAGGGTAGGGGTTTTCGGGAGGTTGatcggaggtagtagtttaaagattgctttggatgagatgcatgatgtgcttgcttATTAGTTAGATCTACAATTAGAAGATAATATGCTCTTATTACCTTTGGTTATGCTATCTCATATgtatctgtggatgtgatcaACCTATGCTCTATCATTCATATATATCAAGTTTACCTTTATATGTAATTGATCCACGGATTGACAAACCTAGTTAGTTCGCTGCCAATCCATGGATTGACAAACCTTGAATGAATACTTTGAGGGAAAAGGTACAACTGAcctgtgcgcttgcggttcacaatttgacgtgctaactgccgtcaacaagtaccaatgagcacgacaaaAATAACTAATTTACACAGATGCagcatcagcattcagcaagtTAAATGATGAGAACTGACTCATACCAACATAAAAATATCTCGTAAAAACCACTCTACCGGCCAACTTTCACAACTACTTTGGATTTTGCTCTTCCGTACCTTGCACATTTTGTATCAGATTCGGATGGAACCACAAAGGCAAAGACGGCCAACCATAAAAACAGAGGAACCTTCTCTTCTTGCCCATTTCAGTAACATGCAAATGCCAAAAGCAGATGATCTCCAAAGTTAAGGAATATTGCGAGTGAAAATTGTCAAACAACTAAGCACAATCCAATTTACATGACCACTGATGCCCGAGAGGATCGTTGCCATCACTCAATTCAAATACCAGGTGGCGATGGAGAAAaacacatgtgcaacatattctGTACTAGTAAAAACAATCTCAGTCAGTTAAAACAAACACTTAGCCCGTAACTGAACACTTGAGGTGTCATAGAACACCCATTTATTCGGAATCAAGTAGGTGGAAAGCAACCGAAATCCAGAATTCACTACTGATGGTCATGACCCCTTATACTGGAGAGCCAAACAATGCATGTCGATCATGGCAAGTGACGATTAACCACCGACTAGTGCTATCCTATACTGCTGCTACCGGATTGCTCGGGGAACCGAATTGAACACAAGCATTCCATTAGTTACATTAGCTCGCGAGGCGATAAAAAATTGTGACTCACGTAGAACCCAACGTGCGAGCCGTAGCGTGCGACCCGTACGGAGCGACAGCCTACCCAGCTACGGCCTGTGCTGGCCCAAATTTCGTACGCACGCAGGATTGTTGGTAGCCGCACCCGGGTATTCTATGCATGTAGAACAATCGTGTCTGCTTGTCTACTAATTAGTTCATGCACTTACCCTTTTTTAAGAACACATTCTAGGCTAGTAAGAAGAGGATAAAAATTATCATAAATCCTATATGCggtattcattttttttaattccgtTTGCACCACTACGTTTTTTAAGATGAGATCTACAAAATACGACCATGACCTATATGTTTCGGAAGAGTTTTATGTACCAGCAACTTATATTTAATGAGTGGTAGCTATTTATAAATTACTTGTGTATACCAACAAATTATTTACGTAAATTGCTACAATAATAATTTTTAACTGATatgaagtatttatttaaattgtCACATTGTCTTTACACAAATTGTTACTAGACATACTATGAAACTATATAAATTGTTATACTCCCTGTGTAAGTTGGTACATGCTCTTTTATTTAAGTTGGTACATTTGTATTCTCTATATAAATTTGCTAATATACAAGTAAACATATAATGTAAATTGCTTCACCAAAGGTTAACACATTTTCTCTTTATAAAGTTATTACACTATGTCTACAATATCTCTCAGTGTATTCATATATCTTGAAACATAAATTGCTATGCACTTATACATAACTTACTACTGATAGTCATGTAAAATGGCTTCAAAACATATGCAACATAGCTTGTTTTGTAGGTCTATCACAATGGTGTAATTGGATTTGAAAATGGATGATTGATGAGAGAGTAATGTTCGATTAAGGAAAATAGACTCATTTTTCTCAATGCCCGTGATTGCATCATCGTGAAAGCGACGTCTCTATCTAACTGCACAGTAACAACAGTTTGCACCCCGCATGTACAGACCATGCAACGAGTGTGGTGTCTACTGACCCTGCAATAATTATGACACCACAAGGCATGGAAGAGAGTCGCGTCATATTGTGTTAGGCTGTTAGCATGGAATAGGGGCGCGCGATCCGTGTCTGCGCGATAGGTCGCGCGATAACGTGGTCCAAATTTTATGCTCTTCAAATGATCCCAACTCCTCTCCAATCGGTTCGAGCGCACGAGACCGAAACGAAACGATGGTGTACGCCAAGGCCCTCGTCGTCCTTGACGGCTTGGCATACTCAGAATCTTCATAAATTTACAACAGTCTGCATCAAACAAGGCAGAATACTCTCGagaaatttggatttttttacACTCCCTTCGTGTGGCAACATTGGCTTGCAAAATTGACCCTCTCGTCATGAACTCCTTGATTTGCTTGCCATTTTCCATGTTTCAAtgatttttatttcctttttcaaAAATCCAAATTTCTTGAATACTCGTATTCACCTACAGCACCAATGAGCACAACAAAAACTAGTTCACACTTTACACAGATGCTGCGGCATCAGCAAGTTAAGTGAGTATTGACTCATACCAACATAAAATTATTTCACAAAAATCACTCTACCATACAACTTTCACAATTACTTCGGATTTTGCTCCTCCGTGCCATCTGGCCTTGCGCATTTCAGTATCATCAGATTCAGATGGAACCATAAAGACAAGACTGCCAACCATATACGCATGTGCCAAAAACAGAGGAACCTTCTGTTCTTGCCCATTTCAGTAACATGcaaatgccaaaaaaaaaacattggatCTCGAAAGTTGATTCTGGTAATTACATCCCCATTGGCTGCCATCCAACAAAGGGTGCTACAGAAGAACAAACCGTGTCCAGCAAAAATGATGGTTTCTTCCACGGATTAAACATCTCATGCACATTCAATTAACAAAAAATGGCAACTGTGTCTTTGTCTCCAAGGAACTAAAGGCGGGATCATTTGGTAGCAACGCCAGCCTGTCTAGCCTTGGTATCATTTTCACTGGATGCCGTTGCAGATGGCGGAACATACATCTTAGCTCTGCGAAGAATTTCAGCAACAACCCAGTGCTTATGTCTGCTCAAGGGCCTAGAAGGATCCAGCCTAACCTGAATTGAAATAATCTAGCCGTCATAAAAAAATCTTGGAAGAAAAAACTAATTTCTTGCAGGTACAAAGGATCAAGCCTAACATAAGCTAATATACAGAACAATAGTGCAAAGGAAAACTAATCCCAGCAAGCAGATGAACAGAATGCCAAAAAGGAATCTCCGATGTAAAGCAAATAGTTAAGCTCAATGTCATTGATATATCAAGAAATAAGGAGCTACCAAACTTCTTTTTTTCTGTATCCCAATCAGTATAATGTAAAGAAAATATAGCATTTCAAGGATCCAAGAGTAACCGCCAGACAAGCTTTGTTCAAGTCTGGTGTTAGGGGTAgtgcataaataaaataaaataaaatatggaCTGGTTGAATATGTTATAGCACTACTACTTAACATTATCAAAGAATTTGCATTGAGCGAAAAAATAGGACAAATCACACTATAAACGATGTCCTTTGCCCAAAGTTGGCAGACATTCAAAACATTCACATCTAAGTTTTGTGGGTCAAAACACATGAAAATTGTCTAACAGACGATCAGAACATTCACATCTCAGGGTTAAAACATATCGATCCTAGTTTTAAATTGAATATCCACAGTTCTGTACACTCTCCTGGGGTAAATTGTTTAAATTTCTTTTACCCTAGATtagattttccttttctccGGTAAGATAACTAGCTTATTCAAACTTCAGCTCATCAGCCTCAAAAGCATGGCCAGCTTCATCGTATTTGGAGCCCCTAGTTATGAAAAGGTTTAGTTAGTAAGCCAAGATTGGTCAAACGACCTCATCACCATGTGAAGCATCAAACACAAGGTATTTGGTGACTGCAGTTCAGGATCAAAGTAAAAAATGTGCAGGTTTGAATAGGCCAAGAAAAGCCTCAAACAAAGGAGTAAGTCCTCGAGCTTTTGGCAGATCCTCACATTTATAAACTAGGTGAGCAAGTGTACAAAAGATTCACCTAAATATGAATTGGAATGACATTAACAAAAGGTATCACCATTGGAACAGAAAAAAGATAGAAGCATAACTAAAAGAGTGGCAGTAGTATCAACATCACAGACAGTAGTATTTGCACTCTGTCATTACTAGATTACcagtacattagtgctaatgtAAGTCAGCCCTCAGCTGGCGCCTAGTGACTGAAAACCTTCCTAACCCATTTAAGTGGTGATTCGGTACTGCTCACCACCCACATGGCGCTTTTGAAAACACTAAGTGTGTAATCCTATTGACCATTTAGCTGCTGTCTCCCGTCAGACCTCATTCAACTAGTCAAGCCTACCAGCACATGTATTACTGATACAAAAATAGGCAATAAAACCACACACATCAATCAACACATCTAAGTGGCCCTAATGTTTGGCTATATTGACACCAATTGCCAGATACATAATGAACATAGATAAATAACATGGGGGCGTCCAACCAACCTAGAAAAGGGCCTAAAGGGTATTCTATGACTTACTAAGCAGCTAGCCGAAATGGAAATTTGCCAAAAGCCTGTAACAGTACATCATACAGGAATGGTAACATGGCAGTCATTTCTATCTCCTTTTGATGTATCAGAATCAGACACAGATTCAGCAAAACGAGCTTAATGTAACTTGAGCTAAATCAATTAGCCTAACTATAACTCACATCCCAGCTACCGGAGCGCAACAGTAGAATCCAATAACGGACCCGCACCAGTCTGTCTAATCGAAACAATTCGCAGGCACACGAGACGAAATCAGAAGGgaggggatggatggatggggtTACCGACCCGGTCGCCGATGTTGCAGGCGTCTTCTTCGTCGTGCGCCATGAACTTGGAGGTGCGCTTGACGTAGCGGTTGTACATCTTGTGGTGGAAGAGGTggtccaccgccaccaccaccgactTCTGCATCTTGTTCGACACCACAACGCCCACCACGGGCTTCATATCCGCTCCTGAGCGAGATCAACGCCGGATAAGTGCACGGACGGGGAActgcagcgggcggcggcggcggcggggaaaccCTACTCGGCGGAGGTGAAATGGACGGGGGTTTGCGAGTGGGGAatggaggccgtcggattgggAACGCTTTTGCACAAGGGTCCTATTTCTTATCTAGAAATTGCACGTTTTCATAGAGGAGGCTTTGACACCTGTTAAGTCTACTTTGTACAAGCTCAAAATTCTAATTCTTTTTCATGTACAAACTCTTAGATGTAGATCACCGTTGAGATGAGATTGGTAACAAGTAAGCTTCCAATTCAAGATGCATATGTACTTATGATCCAAATAGCCTTTTCTAATCGATCCTACGTATTAAGAATTAGGACGTGAGGTAAGATAGCACACCGACATAATTCTTTTGCACCCCCAACCTTTCAGTTTAACGGATGTAGTGTACATACATCAGTACTTTTAGGGTTAGCAAAATTTGTAGTGAAATAGCGCAATTTGTGTACTTGTGCAGGTTAggaaaaattttaaaacaaATCTAATTTGGAATAGAGGGGAGCACTACCACTGTGGCACTGTCCATGAAAGTAAATTGGACTTTGAAGTCATCCAAATAACCGCACgttatgttttttttctcttttcagaCATCAATTTTTGTTTAATCATGATCTAAAGAATGTAAAAACCCATGGTGATTTGACATGATACATggagaaaatgaagaaaaagggTAGGATTTCAGAGGAAGATGAGAACTCTTAATTACCCTTTTACGAGCCTTTCATCTATGTTACTGCATAGTGAGGATGCAACACAGATTCTAATGTTACACTGGTTGGGACACCTATGGTCCACCCATGGCTTATACATCTAACAACTAGCAAACAATTTCTTGCTTAAATTGCTACTCCCTCCTTTTTTACAAGGCGTGTTTATTCAATGGCAGATCTAGCGAGCTAGGAGgggctcctcttcttcctctcctttcttcccttccccttttcttcttccttcactctcttttcttcttcctctccttcgtCCATGGCTAAAACTGTAGGAAGGGCTCAtcggggtgggggtgggggttggGGGGGCTTCATTACGTCCAGAGCTGTAGGAGGGAAAACAAATactattttggaacggagggagtataatcaTAATAAAGTACTCAATATAATGACATCAACCTTATAATCAAAGTCAATACCATGTTGGTCTAAGAATTGTCCTAACGAAACAAAGAAGCCTTACGAGAGTTCGACACATTGACGATGCAAATGAACAATGGAAAAGCTAGTACAAGAAAACTAGAAAAGTAATAATAGCTTTACTCGCAAAAATAAAAGTAATAGCATTAGGGCCATTTAAGCGCATCATCAGGTGTCATATGTTCAGTGAACAAGTTGCTTGATTTTCGGTATCTGACCCAATAACTCAACGTTGTGCCATACAATCTGCCGTAGTGTTGGTATTGCTGATGGATGCATTTGttttttcttgcaaaatttaagTATGCTGAGCTTGTTTTGATATTAATCATTCTCTGTAGTCCAGTTCCATTTGGCAGTAACATCAATGTGCTACACATGCATTCAGTCTGCTTATTATTGGCTAATAAAAGGTGATGATGAGATACTAAAGGGAGCAAGTGAAATGAGACATAAACCCCTAATCTGCTATCCTTCCTTCTGTTCAATTTTCCAGTCTCCATTTTATTCTGTATACTATTAATTAAAAAGTCCACCGAGAAGATTGCAATGTGTATCCCCAAGGAGAGCAGCCTTGGCAGATCGTTAGGCAATGTTGGGGAGCTAACATCACTGATTAATAGGCAGTCCGTTCTCCCTCCACGAAGAGAATCCACCGGCGATGTCGGTCACAGCAGTGAAACCCTGGAAGTGGTTGTGCTCAGAGAAATCACCATGACTAACGGAGGTCCAGGAACTGATTAGCAACATAGTATATAGAGGGTAAGATGATCAAGCTTACGGCAGAGTAGAGCTCAGTTGCTGCCATGAGAGATCTCCTGCCACTTTGACATCCCTGCAAATAACAGGTGTTTTTTTAGTAATATAATGAAAATTATGAATGACAACAACAGGAACTGATTTGAGCTCATGATGTCAGCAGACGAACCACGATGATATCATCATCCTTCCCAAAGATCCTTGCCACTTGCTCAAGGAAGTGTGAGTTTTTCATCATTCCTATGATTGATAGCAAGTACAGAAATTTTCAGATGTGAATCAGAATGTAATCAATGTACACAAAGTAAAACTGGGGGAATTTAGGGTTTTCATCAGTTTGTGTTAGAAAAGAAATCGTGAACAGTAGGTGTCATACAGCCGAAAGGACACGTTGGTGTACAGTAAGGAGCCACTAACATAAAGCGGTGTGTGTCGTGATGAGTCTACGACATTTATAAGATGGATTCAGTCTAGTTGGCAACCTTATAAAACTACACATTTTCCCACATTCATCTTTGTGTGCTGGTGCCTAGGACCACACCAAATCACAGAAGTAACCAGGCCATAATCATAAAGCTTTTAAATTATCTATGCCCATTCGAAGAGCCAAAACGCCGCTTGAGTTTGCTGCTTTGCCTTTAAGGTTGCAACTTGACAGCATAATGCGTTCATGAAAGCAAAGGGTTACTTTGCCTTCAGTTTGTATATCAGTATCAGAAAGAAATACTAGCGCGTGCGCGTCACCACTTGACCAGATTATGCCTATCCTGATTCTCGAATGGAATTCTGTTTACTGAAAGCACATGATAATTGTCAAAATGCACTCCATCTTGATAAGTCCCTGTTTGCTTAAGCACATGCCGTTTGCATGGATCAGTACTTTAGTATTCATCAGCATGAATGGATCATTCAGGCTCTGAGATTCGACACTGATATATAGGTTACCCTCGTGGGGCTGATCACAAACTGAACTGATCAATAAACAAATTAAACAGTAACTAGAACGATGTGCTTGGATGTTGGCAAGCATTACCTGAGCCGGTCTTGAACATGTAGGGGATATTTACAGCTCTTTCGGGATGGCCATCACGGAACTCAGACTCGGTTCTGCGCAAGCAGCAAACAAAAAAGGCAAAATGATACTGAACCATGACAGATTCCCACGACACTGCTATTTCAGATAGCTGTAAGGAATATAAGAAAAATTGTGTTCCATTCAATCTATGTTGCTCAGTGATAGATGCTAATATATGCTGTTTGATCAGTACTATTTTTTGTGCTCAGTGAGAAGTGAGAACTATACTGCTGCTGCTAAttgtcacaggctcacagcacAGAGAGCAGGGTTCTGCTGACCGGAAAGGGAATACTGAACATTACCCAGTAGCGTGCCGTGGCTTACCTGACGTCGAGGTAGCGGTGGCCGGCCTGCTGAAGCTCGTATGCGATGTGCACTGGCACTGACCGCGGCACCACAACCTCCGGCTCCGCCTGCAACGCCCCGTCAGCGCCATTGCCTGTGCACCTGCAGAAAAAAAGCACCTGAGTACTCCATTTTTCTCCTCTCCTCACACCTGTTTTTGGATCCTTAATACTTTATTATTGACATAGATCAAGGCCACCCGTCTCTAACAGTTGGCGCTGTCGGATCAACATTCCCCAGAGATGCAAGCGGATTCATCCCTAAACCTCGTACGTAGTCCCTAAAATCCCGAACCCTAACTCCAAAGTTCCTTAACCCCTGCCCCTAGCCCTCATCCATCGAAGAAGAATGTCGATCTCTGAGTCTTGATAGAGATGGCACGTAAGGGTGCGAATGCGATCAAATCAGATGACACATGGATGAGAAATACGGAGGCATCGACATCGTATAGCTTTCCCCTAAAAATCAAGAAGCTACCGCCTACCATGCAGCGCTTGATGAATGATTCCGATCCGCAAGAAACAGAGTGACAACGCACCTGACACTAATAAGGAAGCCGCCGGGCGTGTTCTTGGCGTTCGCTGCAGCGCTATGCCTGGCAAGGGCTCGGAGGGGCGCAGGGAGGAAGACGCGGCCCAAGGTCGCTGCCATTGCTCGATCTCTTCAATTCGGCAGACCGATTGCGGATGCAAGAGGCGTCTCTTCAGTTTTCAAATGCCGTCCGTCCTCTTCCTCGTCTGCTGACTGCCGTGCCATTTTTATTTTGCGAAAAAGGGGATCTAAAAAGAAACGTACCGTTTCTATATGGCTGCTCCAAGTTACTGCACTACACTTGTGCCAAAATTATGGATTGTTTTACAAGTCTAGCGGGTAATCGATTGAATTCAAGTTGGAGACTATTCCAATTATTTACCTGGCAGAAAGtcttttttgtttgaattttttaaCGTGTAAACATTTGCACCGCTCATCTAGTAAACTCCAACTTGTAAATGTACTAAAATATTTCTAAAATTTGGTTTTAAGTTCTGATATTTCAACCCTGAAGAGATATGTCTGGTTTACTCTATGTTTCTACGAGAACCATAGAACTAATTCGTATATTTGAACCATATATATTTGAGACTCCATGTTATAATGTTTGCTTCAAGTTCAAAATTCTTTTCCGTTCATTTAAATTGTTCCGCACGATGAATTTGTGATTCGTTCAATTCATAATACAAGTGACCCCGCTTAAGGATTAAGAATCTTCATTAGTACTTTCATGTTTTGGTGCTGTCTGAGTAGTATATTTGGGAACCAATACGTTGTTTAAtaccatataaaaaataaatcccATGGAACCTTCCTTGTGTTTCTGGAACTTCATTTTATTTAACATTAACACAAGTCCTTCCTTTGGACGTCTTGGGCTCTCGGCAGTGTACTTCATGAACTCTGATTGTCATAATCTTAAAATCTGGCTTTAGCTTTTATGTGCTTTATGTTGCAAAAAAGGTGGAAGTATGTTGATCTTGTTTTAGTATTATAATTCTGTAACACAACACTGCTCGATCAGGGTTTGCCTTTTACATTTATGTGCTACACGCGCATCAGAGTCTGCTAAAAAATGGCTGAAAAGGTGGAAATGCAACACCCAAGGGAGTACATAAACCCTAATCAGTTTTATACTATTCTGCTTTGCACCTTTATTCAGTATTATTACTTCGCAAGCCCGAAAGAACGTACAATCCTTGAGCTAGGCCGCCCTGACAGAATGTGGGGCTTCAGAAATATGATGCTGGCAAGCTCAGATCACTGGATGATAGGCAGCCCATTCTCCCTCCAAGAAGAAAATCCGCCAGCGACCTCGGTCACAGCGGTGAAACCCTGAAAATAGTTGGCATGGGTGAAATGGACAAAAAGCACAGAAATCCATGAGGCTGTTGTTGGTGGTAGAATAGAGATCATGGGGTGATCAGGCTTACAGCAGAGCAGAGTTCAGTTGCTGCCATGAGAGATCTCCTGCCACTTTGGCGCCCCTGGAAATCGGCCGTTGCATCAATTCGATTAATGCTTCAGGGTCGCGCCGTGAATTCCGCTGGAAGTTTCAACTCTTCGTTGTCAGGGCTGCCCAAAATTACACTACACTTGTGCTAAATTATTATGGATTTTTAGAAGTCTGGCGAGCAACTGattgagttcgagttggaaaCTCGACCTATATAGACTCCGATTACCTCGTAGAAAGTCCTTTTGGTTGAATTTTTAATGTTTAAACATTTGCACCACTCATCATCTAGTAAACTCCAACTTGTAAGTATAATATTTAAATTTGGTTCAAGTTCTGATATTTCAACCCTAAAGAGGTATGCCTGTTTTACTCTATATTTATACGATAAATTCAGAACTAATTCGGATATTTgaaccatatatatatatatatatatatatatatatatatatatatatatatatatatatttgataCTCCATGTTACAATGTTTGCT
It includes:
- the LOC101786342 gene encoding thiosulfate sulfurtransferase 16, chloroplastic, which gives rise to MAATLGRVFLPAPLRALARHSAAANAKNTPGGFLISVRCTGNGADGALQAEPEVVVPRSVPVHIAYELQQAGHRYLDVRTESEFRDGHPERAVNIPYMFKTGSGMMKNSHFLEQVARIFGKDDDIIVGCQSGRRSLMAATELYSAGFTAVTDIAGGFSSWRENGLPINQ
- the LOC101771223 gene encoding uncharacterized protein LOC101771223 — protein: MKPVVGVVVSNKMQKSVVVAVDHLFHHKMYNRYVKRTSKFMAHDEEDACNIGDRVRLDPSRPLSRHKHWVVAEILRRAKMYVPPSATASSENDTKARQAGVATK